The window GGCGCTCTGCAACGACGCGCTGATCGAGCGCGACGATGCGGGGCGGACGCGCGTCGTTGGTGACCCGACCGAGGGTGCGCTGGTTACCGCCGCTGACCGGTTCGGACTGGCCAAGGCCGAACTGGACTTGGCGCTGCCGCGCATCGCGGAAGTGCCCTTCTCATCCGAGCGGAAACGGATGTCTACCGTCCACCGCCTGGGTGAATTGAAGGCGACGCCGAGCGGGCGTTGCATCGAAGAAGCGCTGGCCGACGTGCGTCCGGGCGCAAGCCACGTCGCTTTCACCAAGGGAGCCGTGGACGTGATGCTCGGACTGTCACAGTCCGTCTGGATAGAAAACCGCGCCGAGCCGCTGGACCCGACCTGGCGCGCCCGGATAACGGAGTCGAACGCCCAGCTTGCCGGCAAGGGAATGCGCGTCTTGGGCCTTGCCTTCCGGGCAATGGCGGAAGCTCCGGCCTTCAACAGGGACAGCGAGGTCGAGCAGGGGTTGGTCTTTGTCGGGCTTGCCGCCATGATCGACCCGGCCCGACCCGAGGTGCGGGATGCGGTCAGCGAATGCCGGACCGCCGGCATCAGGCCGGTGATGATCACCGGCGACCACCCGCTGACTGCGCGCTACATCGGCTCGGAACTGGGTATCGAAAGCGCGGCATCGGTCGTCACCGGAACTGAGCTGGCGCGGATGGACGGCGCGGAACTGGCGAGCGTGGTCGGCACAACCGCGATCTACGCCCGCGTCGCGCCCGAACACAAGTTGCGGATTGTCGAGGCGCTCCAACAACAGGGGCAGATCGTGGCCATGACCGGTGACGGCGTGAACGACGCGCCGGCGTTGCGCAAAGCCGACATCGGCGTGGCGATGGGCGTTACCGGTACGGATGTGTCCAAAGAAGCGGCCGACATCGTCCTGCTCGACGACAACTTCGCCACCATCGTGGCCGCCGTGCGGGAAGGCCGGGCGATATATGACAACATCCGCAAGTTCATCAAGTACGTGCTCTCGGCCAACGCGGGCGAAATCTGGGTCATGCTCATCGCTCCGTTCCTTGGCATGCCGCTGCCTCTGCTTCCATTGCAGATACTCTGGATAAACCTGGTCACGGACGGGCTGCCCAGTCTCGCCCTGAGCATCGAACCGGCCGAGCGCGACGTAATGAGGCGGCCGCCGCGCAACCAGAAAGAGAACATCTTCGGCGAGGGCCTGGGCGTGTTTATCATCTGGGTCGGCTTGCTGATGGCGGTCGTGTCTCTCGGAATGGGGTTCTGGTCCTGGCGTGGCGGGGATCCCGGCTGGCGCACCATGATTTTCACGGTCGTGACCATGTCGCAGCTCTTCCAGTCGCTTGCGGTCCGGTCTAACCGGGACTCGATATTCCGCATCGGGTTCCACACCAACCCGGCCATGCTCGGCACGTTCTTCGTGACTCTAGCGCTGCAGATGGCGGTCATCTACCTTCCGTTCCTGCAGGGCATCTTCAGGACGGTTCCGCTCTCGCCACGAGACCTTGGTATCAGCTTCATCCTGAGCACGAGCGTGTTCTGGGTGGTCGAGCTGGACAAGCTCGTCGCGCGAGCCATCGACCGGCGCAGGCGGCCGGCCGACGCAGCGGGATAGCGTTGAGCCTGTTGCAGAAAGAAAGGAGGAGCCGCGGCTCCTCCTTCTTTGTACTTCTGGTTGAAGTTCAGCTGACGTCGACCGTCACGATGACGTCGAAGGCAGCGCCGTTCCACGTGCCGACGAACTCCAGTGAATGCGTCCCGGTGGGCATGACGCCGCCGCCCTGCAGGAAATAGGTGTCGGAGTCGTACGATGTGCCTGCGGTTTTGGCGCCCGGGGCGGGCACATCGTCAATACTGCCGAGGCTGGGGAAGGTAATCGTCAGCTTGGTGAGAGCAACGTCGTAGTTGAATGAGTAGCTGAATTTGGTCTGAAGACCGCCGTTCAGACGCTGTCCCGTGGCCGTGATCTTCAGCTCCTTGTAGATGAGCATCTCGATCTTGCCGACGTCGGTCGTCTGCCCCTTCAGGACCGTGACCTGCGTGCCGCCGTGTCCCGGCGTGTAG is drawn from bacterium and contains these coding sequences:
- a CDS encoding cation-translocating P-type ATPase, whose product is MTGTEQNGRSIGWHQLTTDAALGRVESRPDGLTASDVEARRARFGPNELVERGARTVWHILLEQLRSVMVIVLLIAGVISLALGELTDAIAIIAIVLLNAILGLAQEYRAEKAMRALKSLAVPVVRVRRDGHLLEVSARDVVPGDVVLLEAGSHVPADGRLLEAANLRVQEATLTGESEPVEKHSKPVGGTDVALGDRRNMVYMGTAVVAGRGAVLVTETGMRTELGRIAEMLQSVQRESTPLQNRLEQLARGLAIAALVVVAIVFCLGMLRGEPFRLMFMVAISMAVAAVPEGLPAVVTIALTLGARRMLARKALIRRLNAVETLGSVTVICSDKTGTLTENRMTVTALAVAGHHLEVTPDMDLRSPLLDCGRAPALTLLLAGGALCNDALIERDDAGRTRVVGDPTEGALVTAADRFGLAKAELDLALPRIAEVPFSSERKRMSTVHRLGELKATPSGRCIEEALADVRPGASHVAFTKGAVDVMLGLSQSVWIENRAEPLDPTWRARITESNAQLAGKGMRVLGLAFRAMAEAPAFNRDSEVEQGLVFVGLAAMIDPARPEVRDAVSECRTAGIRPVMITGDHPLTARYIGSELGIESAASVVTGTELARMDGAELASVVGTTAIYARVAPEHKLRIVEALQQQGQIVAMTGDGVNDAPALRKADIGVAMGVTGTDVSKEAADIVLLDDNFATIVAAVREGRAIYDNIRKFIKYVLSANAGEIWVMLIAPFLGMPLPLLPLQILWINLVTDGLPSLALSIEPAERDVMRRPPRNQKENIFGEGLGVFIIWVGLLMAVVSLGMGFWSWRGGDPGWRTMIFTVVTMSQLFQSLAVRSNRDSIFRIGFHTNPAMLGTFFVTLALQMAVIYLPFLQGIFRTVPLSPRDLGISFILSTSVFWVVELDKLVARAIDRRRRPADAAG